The genomic region ACTGACTATTTAAAAGAAGTAGGGATTAAAGTTAAATACCTCCATAGTGATATTAAAACACTGGAACGAACTGAAATATTACGCGATTTACGTTTAGGTGAGTTTGATGTCTTAATTGGTATTAACTTGTTACGTGAAGGCTTAGATGTTCCGGAAGTGTCACTTGTTGCGATTTTGGATGCCGATAAGGAAGGTTTTTTACGTAGTGAGCGTGCTTTAATTCAAACGATTGGACGTTCCGCTCGTAACGAACATGGCCGAGTAATCATGTATGCAGAAAGAATTACTGACTCAATGCAAAAGGCTATCGATGAAACCAGCCGCCGTCGTTCGATTCAGCAAGCTTATAACGAAAAACATGGTATTACTCCAAAAACAATTATTAAAGAAGTTCGCGGCTTGATATCAATTACGCACCCCGCAGACGATGTGGTTGAAACAGGCAGTACTTATGAGATGTTCAAACAGATGACGATGGAACAAAGAAGAGTGTTACTCGATGAAATTGATCTAGAAATGCGACAAGCTGCTAAAGAATTAAACTTTGAAAAAGCTGCTGAGTTACGCGATATTGTTTTGGAACTAAAAGCAGAATATAAAGGATTATAATTTCTCTTGCTTTTTATTATTGAGTGAGGTAATATTAATTTTGTCTAAATGACACAACCTTTTTCTTGGTTTTACGAATCACCAACGTATTACTCAGAATAAGGCAATCTAATAGAAGAGGTGAAAAGAATGGCAATTTCAAAAGAACGTAAAAATGAAATTATCAAAGCATATGCTATTCATGAAGGAGATACTGGTTCTCCAGAAGTGCAAATTGCTGTATTAACTGAAGAAATCAATCACTTGAACGAACATGCACGTGTACATAAAAAAGACCACCATTCATACCGTGGTTTGATGAAAAAAGTTGGACACCGTCGTAACTTGTTAGCATACTTGCGTAACAAAGACGTTCCACGTTACCGTGAACTAATCCAACGATTAGGTCTACGTCGTTAATATAACGTTTAAAATGAACTCTCGTCTGGGAGTTCATTTTTTTGTATATATAAAGCGGAATAATTAACAGAACAAAAGAAAAGAATCTGATGTTTTAGTGTTAAAGAACTATATTTTAAGCTATAATAAATAATGTCTCCCTGTGCTTGGCACTACTTTACAAACGTGAGGTCACTCATTCGTGAAGACTTGACTTTTGTTAAGTAGTCAGCAATTAGGGAAGAACAATTAAAGGAGAATAGTGGAATGACAGAAAAAAAAGTATTTCAAATGGATTGGGCAGGACGTCCTTTACAAGTAGAAATCGGGCAAGTAGCTAAACAAGCAAACGGTGCTGTTTTAGTTCGTTATGGCGATACCGTTGTATTGACTGCTGCAGTTGGATCAAAAAAAGCAAAAGATACCAATTTCTTCCCATTAACAGTTAACTATGAAGAGAAAATGTATGCAGTTGGTAAAATACCCGGTGGATTTATTAAAAGAGAAGGTCGTCCAAGTGAAAATGCGACGCTAACAGCACGTATGATAGACCGTCCGATTCGCCCAATGTTTCAAGAAGGATTTCGTAATGAAGTTCAAATTACAAACGTTATTATGTCAGTAGATCAAGCATGTCCACCAGAAATGGCAGCAATGTTTGGTTCCTCTTTAGCTTTATCAATTTCAGATATTCCTTTTGGAGGACCGATTGCAGGGGTAAATGTGGGCCGTGTTGATGGAGAATTGGTGCTAAATCCAACTCCCGAACAGCAAGAACAATCTGATATTGAATTAACGGTTGCTGGTACAAAAGATGCTATCAATATGGTAGAAAGTAGTGCCAAATTTGTTAAAGAAGAAGATATGCTTGCAGCCTTACTCTTTGGTCATGAAAATATCAAAGAACTCTGTGAATTCCAAGAAAAAATTACTGCAGAAATTGGTAAGGAAAAGATGGAAGTGACCTTATTAGCAACAGATTTAGACTTGGCGACAGAAGCAAATGAACTGTTTAGTGTTAAAATGAAAAATGCTATTTTAACAAAAGATAAATTACAACGAAATGACAATATTGATGCGGTTAAGTCAGAAATTGACGATTACTTTACGAAAAAATTCATGGAATCAGAAAATTTTGTAGAGATTATGAAAGATATCCAACAAATTACAGAAGATATCGAAAAAGAACAAGTTCGCCTTTTGATAACTAAAGATAAAATCCGCCCTGATTTCCGTAAAGTAGACGAAATCCGTGATTTAGATTCAGAAGTAGGCATTTTACCACGGGTTCATGGTTCTGGTATGTTTACGCGTGGACAGACTCAGGCTATTTCAGCTGCTACCCTAGCACCACTTGGTGAGCATCAAATTTTAGATGGTTTAGGACTTGAAGAGAGCAAACGGTTTATTCACCACTACAATTTTCCACAATATTCAGTAGGAAGCACCGGGCGTGCTTTTGGACCTGGTCGACGTGAAATCGGGCATGGTGCGTTAGGCGAACGTGCACTTAAACAAATTATTCCCGATGTTGAAGATTTTCCATATATGATCCGTTTAGTATCAGATGTATTAGAATCTAATGGTTCTTCTTCACAAGCAAGTATCTGTGCGGGCACTTTAGCTTTGATGGATGCAGGTGTTCCAATTAAAGCACCAGTTGCTGGTATCGCAATGGGACTAGTGAAAGATGGCGAAAATTACACCATCCTAACGGATATTCAAGGAATGGAAGATCACCTTGGCGATATGGACTTTAAAGTAGCGGGTACAAGAGAAGGAATTACTGCACTTCAAATGGATATAAAGATTGATGGAATTACGGAGCAAATTTTAGAAGAAGCACTGAATCAAGGTAAAAAAGCACGTGTTGAAATTCTCGATCACTTGGAAACAGTGATGCCTGCACCGCGCAAAGAACTTTCTCAATACGCACCAAAAATTGAAATGATGCAAATTAAACCTGACAAGATAAAAGTTGTCATTGGTAAAGGTGGCGACACCATTAATGGTATTATTGAAGAGACAGGTGTTAAGATTGATATCGATCAAGATGGGAATGTAAGCATTGCTTCTGCCGATGCAAGTATGATTCAACGTGCTAAAGAAATCATTGATGAATTAACACGTGAAGTAAAAGTAGGCGAAGTGTATCTTGGAACAGTAAAACGTATTGAAAAATTTGGAGCCTTTGTTGAGATTCTTAAAGGAAAAGACGGACTCGTCCATATATCTGAAATCGCTAAGGAAAGAATCAAGCAAGTTGAAGACGTACTAGCAATTGGAGATAAAATAGAAGTGAAAGTTATTGAAATTGACAGACAAGGTCGCATAAATTTATCACGTAAAGTTTTACTTGAAGATAAAGAATAAAGTCCATTAGAAGCACTGGAAACCAGTGCTTCTTTTGTTATTTTTAATTATAAGGCAAGAAAATAGCAGGAAATAGTTTGCTTTACTTATTTGGCTATCGGATATGACTAGTTTATTAACCTAAGAAATTAGAACCTCAAAAGCTCTTTGCCTAAACTTGCAAAGAGCTTTTTTGAAACATAAAATTAAAATTTTCTCATAATTATGTTAGTATGAAATCATCAGGATAGCAAAATAAAAACTCAAGAAGTGAGGCAGCTGAGAATGAAAAAATATAGTGTAGCTATTGTAGGTGCAACTGGTGCAGTTGGTAAACAAATATTATACTTACTAGAAAAATCAACCATTCAAATTGATCAATTACGTTTACTAGCTTCCGCAAAATCAGCAGGTAAAACAGAAAAGTTCAAAAATAAAGAAATAGTGGTTGAGGAAACAACAGAAGATTCTTTTAAGGATATTGACCTAGCCTTTTTCAGTGCAAGTGGAACAGTTACCAAAAAATACCAGCAAGTAGCAAGAGATTTGGGAGCCATTGTTATTGACAATACAAGCGCCTTTAGAATGGATGCAGATGTCCCTTTGGTCATTCCAGAAGTAAATCCCGAACAGTTACATGCGCATAATCAGCTAATAGCAAATCCTAACTGTTCGACGATTCAAATGGTGGTTACACTAAAACCAATTGCAGAAGCATTTGGTTTGCAACGGGTGATTGTATCCACCTATCAAGCGGTGAGTGGAGCTGGATTGGATGCCTTAAAAGAAATGGAAACACAAACGCAAGCGGTTCTCAACGGAAAAAAACCTCAGGCACATATCCTGCCATCAAGCTCAGATAAAAAGCACTATCCAATCGCTTTTAATGCTATCCCACAAATTGATTTATTTTCTGAAGATGGTTATACACTAGAAGAATGGAAAATGATTAACGAGACTAAAAAAATCATGAAAATTGAAGCATTACAAGTCGCCGCGACTTGTGTCAGAATACCAGTTAAAAGTGGTCATTCTGAGTCAATTTATCTGGAAGTGAATAAAGATAATGTTACGGTGAACGACATCAAAAAAGTTTTAGAAAATGCTCCTGGAGTCCTATTAGAAGATAAACCGTCAAATCAGATTTATCCAATGGCAATCACAGCAGCAGGAAAAAAAGAAGTATTTGTTGGTAGAATTAGACGTGATCTTGATAACAAAAAAGGGTTCCACCTTTGGGTTGTTTCTGACAATTTAATCAAAGGTGCTGCTTTGAATGCGGTGCAAATTGCGGAGAAAATGATTGATATGTCCTTGCTCTAAAGTTTTTTATATTTGCTTATTGTTACAAATTGATTGCGGATAAGGTATAATGGTTGAAAAGAGAGTTTCCTTTACGAAACTTAGAGAAGGTTCTTTAGAGACTATTATTTATTTCGTATTAAAAGAGAAAAGTTTTTTCATACGGATGTTGACGGATGAGGTTCTGTTGCCTGCTTATAGAACCCTTTTGGAAGCATACGTCATGATGGGAGCTGTTCTCTAATAATAAAAGGATTAATATCCTTCGCTCTTAAAAAATATATAAAAAACAATAAGTATAATAGAAGAGGTGTCTTATGAGTAAAATAAATATTATTCCGTTAGGCGGCGTTCGCGAAAACGGAAAAAATATGTATGTAGTAGAAGTAGATGAATTAATTTTTGTGCTGGATTGTGGACTGTTGTACCCTGAAAGTGATTTATTAGGGATCGACATCGTTATTCCAGACTTTACCTACTTAGAAGAAAATAAAAATCGTATAGCTGGTGTATTTTTAACACACGGCCATGAAGATGCAGTAGGAGCGCTTCCGTACTTTTTAGAAAATATCGATGCTCCTGTATTTGGTACCGAGTTAACGATTGAACTGGCTAAATTGGCAGTTAAAGAAACAGGATTAACTCCAAAATTTGATAGCTATCATGTTGTTAACGAAAAAACAGCAATTGAATTTGAAAATGTTGTCGTGAAGTTTTTCCGAACCACCCATTCTATTCCTGATTCAGTAGGGATTTGTTTACAAACAAAAGAAGGTAGCATCGTTTATACTGGTGATTTTAAATTTGATCAAAGTTCTCCGGATATGTATAAAACAGATTTTGCACAAATTACTTCTATCGGTACAGATGGTGTTTTAGCTTTATTAAGTGATTCAAGTGACGCAGAATCTGCCCTTGAAAATGCCAGTGATTTACGCGTCACAGAAGAGATTGTTGATACTTTCAACAATGCAGAAGGACGTGTTATCGTTGCCAGTATTGCTAGTAATATTATGCGGGTCCAGCAAATTTTTGATGCTGCTTACCAAACAAAACGTAAGATATTTATGACGGGTTCAAAACTCGTTGAAGTAGTTGATACAGCTATAAAACTTGGAAAACTTGTCTTACCTTCTCGTGATGTCATTGTGACAGAAGAAAATTTAGATAAGTATGCAGATAATGAATTAATTATTCTAGAAACAGGACAAACTGTTGATCCGATGCAAGCTCTTCAAAGAATGGCAAAAAATAAACATAGCCAAATTCAGATAGCCGAAGGAGATTTGGTGTACATCACAACAACTCCTTCCACCTCGATGGAAACAGTAGTAGCTAAAACAAAAAATATACTATATCGTGCTGGAGCAACGGTAAAAGAAATATCGGATACATTGAAAGTTTCCGGTCATGCAACACCAAATGATTTGAAGTTAATGATGAACCTCTTGCAGCCTAAATACTTTATTCCTGTACAAGGTGAGTATCGCTTTCAAGCGGCCCATGCTGAACTAGCAAACGAAGTGGGTATTCCATATAAAAATATTTTTATACCTGGTAAAGGTGATATTATGGAATATAAAGATGGCCGTATGCGTATGGCAGGCCAAGTACCGGCAGGGAATGTCTTGATTGATGGTATTGGAGTTGGAGACATCGGGAATATTGTCTTACGTGACCGTAAATTGTTAGCAGATAATGGTATTTTTATTGCGGTGATAACAATTTCACGTCGGCAAGGTAAAATACTTTCCGGTCCAGAAATTATTTCACGCGGATTCGTTTACATGAAAGTCA from Jeotgalibaca dankookensis harbors:
- a CDS encoding aspartate-semialdehyde dehydrogenase; this encodes MKKYSVAIVGATGAVGKQILYLLEKSTIQIDQLRLLASAKSAGKTEKFKNKEIVVEETTEDSFKDIDLAFFSASGTVTKKYQQVARDLGAIVIDNTSAFRMDADVPLVIPEVNPEQLHAHNQLIANPNCSTIQMVVTLKPIAEAFGLQRVIVSTYQAVSGAGLDALKEMETQTQAVLNGKKPQAHILPSSSDKKHYPIAFNAIPQIDLFSEDGYTLEEWKMINETKKIMKIEALQVAATCVRIPVKSGHSESIYLEVNKDNVTVNDIKKVLENAPGVLLEDKPSNQIYPMAITAAGKKEVFVGRIRRDLDNKKGFHLWVVSDNLIKGAALNAVQIAEKMIDMSLL
- the pnp gene encoding polyribonucleotide nucleotidyltransferase, whose translation is MTEKKVFQMDWAGRPLQVEIGQVAKQANGAVLVRYGDTVVLTAAVGSKKAKDTNFFPLTVNYEEKMYAVGKIPGGFIKREGRPSENATLTARMIDRPIRPMFQEGFRNEVQITNVIMSVDQACPPEMAAMFGSSLALSISDIPFGGPIAGVNVGRVDGELVLNPTPEQQEQSDIELTVAGTKDAINMVESSAKFVKEEDMLAALLFGHENIKELCEFQEKITAEIGKEKMEVTLLATDLDLATEANELFSVKMKNAILTKDKLQRNDNIDAVKSEIDDYFTKKFMESENFVEIMKDIQQITEDIEKEQVRLLITKDKIRPDFRKVDEIRDLDSEVGILPRVHGSGMFTRGQTQAISAATLAPLGEHQILDGLGLEESKRFIHHYNFPQYSVGSTGRAFGPGRREIGHGALGERALKQIIPDVEDFPYMIRLVSDVLESNGSSSQASICAGTLALMDAGVPIKAPVAGIAMGLVKDGENYTILTDIQGMEDHLGDMDFKVAGTREGITALQMDIKIDGITEQILEEALNQGKKARVEILDHLETVMPAPRKELSQYAPKIEMMQIKPDKIKVVIGKGGDTINGIIEETGVKIDIDQDGNVSIASADASMIQRAKEIIDELTREVKVGEVYLGTVKRIEKFGAFVEILKGKDGLVHISEIAKERIKQVEDVLAIGDKIEVKVIEIDRQGRINLSRKVLLEDKE
- a CDS encoding ribonuclease J → MSKINIIPLGGVRENGKNMYVVEVDELIFVLDCGLLYPESDLLGIDIVIPDFTYLEENKNRIAGVFLTHGHEDAVGALPYFLENIDAPVFGTELTIELAKLAVKETGLTPKFDSYHVVNEKTAIEFENVVVKFFRTTHSIPDSVGICLQTKEGSIVYTGDFKFDQSSPDMYKTDFAQITSIGTDGVLALLSDSSDAESALENASDLRVTEEIVDTFNNAEGRVIVASIASNIMRVQQIFDAAYQTKRKIFMTGSKLVEVVDTAIKLGKLVLPSRDVIVTEENLDKYADNELIILETGQTVDPMQALQRMAKNKHSQIQIAEGDLVYITTTPSTSMETVVAKTKNILYRAGATVKEISDTLKVSGHATPNDLKLMMNLLQPKYFIPVQGEYRFQAAHAELANEVGIPYKNIFIPGKGDIMEYKDGRMRMAGQVPAGNVLIDGIGVGDIGNIVLRDRKLLADNGIFIAVITISRRQGKILSGPEIISRGFVYMKVSEDLIKNSAEIARKVVEDNLKNKDFEWATLKQEIRDSLSRYLFEETKRRPVILPIIMEASSYTKKR
- the rpsO gene encoding 30S ribosomal protein S15 encodes the protein MAISKERKNEIIKAYAIHEGDTGSPEVQIAVLTEEINHLNEHARVHKKDHHSYRGLMKKVGHRRNLLAYLRNKDVPRYRELIQRLGLRR